One window of Caldisericum exile AZM16c01 genomic DNA carries:
- a CDS encoding AAA family ATPase has protein sequence MRDEQTEFERQAFLEILPKNIKEKLEDIGDFDNLIEVVLDLGRKPEARFTNRTVYLREDPVTKDEINETLQKIGVFDRDHRAGIEKTLHRISGVFNRRGEVIGLTCRVGRAVYGTVDILKDIVTSDRNLLLLGRPGVGKTTLLREAARVLSTELGKRVIVIDTSNEIGGDGDIPHPGIGNARRMQVPFGTAQEEVMIEAVENHFPEVIIIDEIGRAEEAKACRTIAERGVRLIATAHGTSIENLLVNPTLQDLIGGITSVTLSDEEAARRGTQKTVLERKSPPTFDTLIEIRERGVFAIYHDVAETVDALLRGFPVFPEIRKSGESLKFEQEKLREEKGSTEQKEIHELRIFPLGINASYIERALHSIRLKGKTVKNIEQSNLIICDKKSLEKRKEILEYASTLQIPIRIVERNSLGGIKDLIKELKNKGKPRTSIDFKEVENIVEEVLELGVPKEIEGNLEELQETADLIEKYGLVTELVGLKPHIRLIIYPRRR, from the coding sequence ATGAGAGACGAACAAACTGAATTTGAAAGGCAAGCATTTTTAGAAATATTACCCAAAAATATAAAAGAAAAACTGGAAGACATTGGAGACTTTGATAACCTCATAGAAGTTGTATTAGACCTTGGTAGAAAACCTGAAGCAAGATTTACAAACAGGACAGTCTACTTGAGAGAAGATCCCGTTACAAAAGATGAAATTAATGAAACTCTTCAAAAAATTGGAGTCTTTGATAGAGACCACAGAGCTGGTATAGAAAAAACATTACACAGAATTTCAGGAGTTTTTAATAGAAGAGGAGAAGTTATTGGACTTACATGCAGAGTTGGTAGAGCAGTATATGGAACAGTTGATATCCTAAAAGATATTGTAACAAGCGACAGAAATTTACTCCTTCTTGGAAGACCCGGGGTTGGAAAAACAACTCTTTTGAGAGAAGCAGCAAGAGTCCTAAGTACAGAACTTGGAAAGCGAGTAATAGTCATAGATACTTCAAACGAAATCGGAGGAGACGGGGATATACCTCATCCAGGAATTGGCAATGCACGAAGAATGCAAGTACCATTTGGCACCGCACAAGAAGAAGTAATGATTGAGGCAGTAGAGAACCATTTTCCAGAAGTAATAATTATTGATGAAATAGGCCGTGCAGAGGAAGCAAAGGCATGTAGAACAATTGCAGAAAGAGGAGTAAGGCTTATTGCAACTGCTCATGGAACAAGTATAGAAAATTTACTTGTAAATCCAACACTCCAAGACTTGATTGGAGGAATTACTTCTGTTACATTAAGTGACGAGGAAGCTGCACGAAGAGGAACCCAAAAAACTGTCCTTGAAAGAAAATCACCTCCCACATTTGATACACTTATCGAGATAAGGGAAAGGGGAGTTTTTGCAATTTATCACGACGTTGCAGAAACGGTTGATGCGTTGCTTAGAGGATTTCCCGTATTTCCAGAAATAAGAAAGTCCGGTGAGAGTTTAAAATTTGAACAAGAAAAATTAAGAGAAGAAAAAGGAAGCACTGAACAGAAAGAGATTCATGAATTAAGAATTTTTCCCCTTGGAATAAATGCAAGTTACATAGAACGTGCACTTCACTCGATACGTCTAAAGGGTAAAACAGTGAAAAATATAGAACAATCAAATCTAATCATTTGCGACAAGAAATCACTTGAAAAGAGAAAAGAAATTCTTGAGTATGCATCAACTCTTCAGATTCCGATAAGAATAGTCGAGAGGAATTCTCTTGGAGGAATAAAAGACCTAATAAAAGAATTAAAAAATAAAGGCAAGCCAAGAACCTCTATTGATTTCAAAGAGGTAGAAAACATTGTCGAGGAAGTATTGGAGTTAGGTGTTCCTAAAGAGATTGAGGGAAATCTTGAAGAACTTCAAGAAACGGCAGATCTCATAGAAAAATATGGCCTTGTTACAGAACTTGTCGGCTTAAAACCTCACATTAGGCTCATCATTTATCCAAGGAGAAGATAA
- a CDS encoding deoxynucleoside kinase: MKPKFIVAVAGNIGSGKSTLSKYLSEKWGFDRLEEPEAKNPFIKKFYKDPERWAFHSQLFFLTERANLQLKIEKNSSNIILDRTIYEDAEIFAKILLSESEYKIYKKVYEQYLEIITPPNFIIYLRTSVDTLMERIKIRGRGYEKTIKRSYIKKLNDRYEEWVENFKISPVLTIDTDKYEIYSLFGDIEEVRKNIEEFFWRMNERRTN, translated from the coding sequence ATGAAGCCTAAATTTATAGTAGCAGTAGCAGGAAACATAGGCTCTGGAAAATCAACACTATCTAAATATTTAAGTGAGAAATGGGGATTTGATAGACTTGAAGAACCAGAGGCAAAAAATCCTTTCATAAAAAAATTCTACAAGGACCCAGAAAGATGGGCTTTCCACTCCCAACTTTTCTTTCTTACTGAAAGAGCAAATCTCCAATTAAAAATAGAAAAAAACTCATCAAATATTATTCTTGACAGAACAATTTATGAGGATGCAGAGATATTTGCAAAAATTCTCTTAAGCGAAAGCGAATACAAAATATACAAGAAAGTTTATGAGCAATATCTCGAAATAATTACACCTCCTAATTTTATAATATATCTGAGAACCTCTGTTGATACTCTTATGGAAAGGATAAAAATAAGGGGAAGAGGCTACGAGAAAACCATAAAGAGAAGCTATATTAAAAAACTAAACGACAGGTATGAAGAGTGGGTTGAAAACTTTAAAATTTCTCCGGTATTGACAATTGACACTGATAAATATGAAATTTATAGTTTATTTGGAGATATAGAAGAGGTAAGGAAGAATATTGAAGAATTCTTCTGGAGGATGAATGAGAGACGAACAAACTGA
- a CDS encoding SurA N-terminal domain-containing protein — protein sequence MERKKILKKKNKTAKSIKKPLIVGAISVFVIILVLIFIYAGIFLPWKDVYLKVGDNKITYDEMNYQVYLAAKTLNSPLPNIQSNDPKSLAAARNVLQLAYINAISDAVLYNKAKNDGLSISDNEVDSYISNLTESVSSGFNNKELALEDFLNTIGVKKSSLKNVIYKKLLADREVDLLTSHITVSENEIRDFYNEFLSAYVKNENEKEKYFKENYNKIKEDCLKNKKDQYVATTLRRNLINEEINNITVDNPYKRLMRFWYGTFLGTDIPEMYKNVSVQDLLT from the coding sequence ATGGAAAGAAAAAAGATTTTAAAGAAAAAGAATAAAACTGCAAAAAGTATAAAAAAACCCCTCATTGTAGGGGCAATATCAGTGTTTGTTATAATTCTTGTTCTCATCTTTATCTATGCGGGCATATTTCTCCCCTGGAAAGATGTATACTTAAAAGTTGGCGACAATAAAATTACTTACGATGAAATGAATTACCAAGTATACCTTGCAGCAAAAACGTTAAACTCTCCATTGCCTAACATTCAGTCTAATGATCCAAAATCACTTGCAGCAGCAAGAAATGTGCTTCAGCTTGCATACATTAATGCAATTTCTGATGCAGTGCTTTATAACAAGGCGAAAAACGACGGTCTATCAATAAGTGATAATGAAGTTGATTCATATATTTCAAATCTAACAGAAAGCGTTTCCTCTGGGTTCAACAACAAAGAACTTGCATTAGAAGACTTTCTTAATACGATCGGTGTAAAAAAATCATCTCTCAAAAATGTTATTTATAAAAAACTTCTTGCAGATAGAGAGGTGGACCTTTTAACAAGCCATATAACTGTTTCTGAAAACGAGATAAGAGATTTCTACAATGAATTTCTAAGCGCTTACGTAAAAAATGAAAATGAAAAAGAAAAATACTTTAAGGAGAATTACAATAAGATAAAAGAAGATTGCCTAAAGAACAAAAAAGACCAATACGTTGCAACAACACTTCGACGAAATCTAATAAATGAGGAAATAAATAATATTACTGTAGACAATCCCTATAAAAGGTTGATGAGGTTTTGGTACGGGACATTTCTTGGCACAGATATACCAGAAATGTATAAGAATGTTTCAGTCCAAGATTTGCTAACATGA
- a CDS encoding peptidylprolyl isomerase, which translates to MGRQGKIRKLRREGKLPRVERERPTPVWVKVLVTILIVVFVLGGASAVWGYAERNMAAKVGRETITIDQVNNQLDYYRNLYSQFGMTLTSQQEAQLKDNILQNLIEESLLVQYAKDHNLKIDEAEYKKKLEDQINQTIEQGKKNNGEKTFLDLVNAQYGSLDAYKQHLEKIYGPFVERPLLAQAALDEKYKDIKITDEEIKQYFSSVKQISAEHILAILPNNPSKKDIDNAKKLAEDILKEINEKKTSDKNFNFATYAQAKVKEINGKNNGKEVLKYENLGYFSKGTMVKEFENACFDPNVKVGDIIGPVKTQYGYHIIHILGKKTVQETYDEPEKVNVRIVQFNFNANDEKSKQSAYTSAKSISIQTRNGMSFIEAVKRFSQDETTKSKDGETGFFSRDEKPQIFDAVINLKKGGITDPILVGNSYIVAQLIDKQPAKKATLTDKDTYNKVKEELTNNKKDEIKKQFIEELKKIYHVRTTNPGRILANFFNMYIATPFNNFNNWISNLSKPSTTNTQQDQNKNTPTQPLEPVNPSSGS; encoded by the coding sequence ATGGGTAGACAAGGTAAAATTAGAAAATTAAGACGTGAAGGAAAACTTCCAAGAGTTGAACGCGAAAGACCTACGCCGGTTTGGGTAAAAGTTTTAGTTACGATCCTTATAGTTGTCTTTGTCTTAGGAGGTGCATCTGCCGTTTGGGGATATGCTGAGAGAAATATGGCAGCGAAAGTTGGAAGAGAAACTATTACAATTGATCAAGTAAATAACCAGCTGGATTATTACAGAAATTTGTACAGTCAATTTGGCATGACTTTGACATCTCAACAGGAAGCGCAACTTAAGGATAACATTCTTCAAAATTTAATTGAAGAATCCCTTCTTGTTCAATATGCAAAAGACCACAATTTAAAAATTGATGAAGCAGAGTATAAGAAAAAACTTGAGGACCAAATTAATCAAACTATAGAACAAGGCAAAAAAAACAATGGAGAGAAAACATTTCTTGACCTTGTAAATGCTCAGTATGGCTCGTTGGACGCTTACAAGCAACACCTTGAAAAAATCTATGGTCCATTTGTAGAAAGGCCACTTCTTGCGCAAGCGGCACTTGATGAGAAATATAAAGATATTAAGATAACCGATGAAGAAATTAAACAGTATTTTAGCTCTGTAAAACAAATTTCCGCAGAGCATATCCTCGCTATTCTTCCTAACAACCCAAGCAAAAAGGATATAGATAATGCAAAAAAACTTGCTGAAGATATATTAAAGGAAATAAATGAAAAGAAGACCTCTGATAAGAATTTCAATTTTGCAACATACGCACAGGCAAAAGTAAAAGAAATTAACGGAAAAAATAATGGAAAAGAGGTCTTGAAATACGAAAATTTGGGGTATTTCTCCAAAGGCACAATGGTTAAAGAATTTGAAAATGCTTGTTTTGATCCAAACGTTAAAGTTGGAGACATTATAGGACCTGTAAAAACACAATATGGGTACCATATAATTCACATTTTAGGAAAGAAAACTGTTCAAGAAACCTACGATGAGCCAGAAAAAGTTAATGTTAGAATAGTGCAATTTAACTTTAATGCTAACGATGAAAAATCAAAACAGAGCGCTTATACGTCAGCGAAAAGCATTTCTATACAAACAAGAAACGGTATGAGTTTTATCGAGGCAGTCAAGAGATTCTCACAAGATGAGACAACAAAGTCAAAAGACGGAGAAACTGGGTTTTTCTCAAGAGACGAAAAACCGCAAATATTTGATGCAGTAATAAATCTTAAAAAAGGTGGAATAACTGACCCAATACTTGTAGGTAATTCATACATTGTAGCCCAGCTAATAGATAAGCAACCAGCAAAGAAAGCAACCCTTACCGACAAAGATACTTACAATAAAGTTAAAGAGGAACTTACGAATAATAAAAAAGATGAAATAAAAAAACAATTCATCGAAGAACTTAAAAAGATCTATCACGTAAGAACGACAAATCCCGGTAGAATTCTTGCTAATTTCTTTAATATGTATATTGCAACACCATTTAATAATTTCAATAACTGGATTAGCAATCTTTCGAAACCATCAACAACAAATACTCAGCAAGACCAGAATAAAAATACTCCAACTCAACCACTTGAACCCGTAAATCCATCATCTGGAAGTTAA
- a CDS encoding lipoate--protein ligase family protein, whose amino-acid sequence MYRFINTGKNNGAMNMAIDEALLIAQATFGTPPVLRVYEFYPPTLSIGYFQSAEKEVDFENLKTLGFDFVRRPTGGRAVLHDKELTYSITIAYPNKILEMNLLESFRFLSKGIINAIKILGGDADFSKSEDREISSPSCFASPTFSDILMNGKKVVGSAQMRNKFGLLQHGSILYKVNIDEIFRCFRLSEEARRKLTEVGKLKISSLSDELKREVGFNEIKEALKKGMEEVLEEEIIESTLTDDELKIASDLYKNKYNTVDWNFRK is encoded by the coding sequence ATGTATAGATTTATAAACACAGGTAAAAATAACGGTGCCATGAATATGGCGATAGATGAAGCACTTCTAATTGCACAAGCAACATTTGGTACACCACCCGTTTTAAGAGTTTATGAATTTTATCCACCAACACTTTCAATAGGATATTTCCAAAGTGCAGAGAAAGAGGTTGATTTCGAAAACCTTAAAACGTTAGGATTTGACTTCGTAAGAAGACCAACGGGAGGAAGGGCGGTTCTACATGACAAGGAGCTTACCTATAGCATTACTATTGCCTATCCAAATAAAATTCTTGAAATGAATTTGCTTGAATCATTTCGTTTTCTTTCTAAAGGAATAATCAATGCAATTAAAATTCTTGGAGGAGATGCAGATTTTTCTAAAAGCGAAGACAGAGAAATATCAAGTCCTTCATGCTTTGCGTCTCCAACATTCTCTGATATATTGATGAATGGGAAAAAAGTAGTGGGTTCTGCTCAGATGAGAAATAAATTTGGCTTATTACAGCACGGCTCTATTTTATATAAAGTTAACATTGATGAAATTTTCAGATGCTTTAGATTAAGTGAAGAAGCACGTAGAAAACTTACTGAAGTTGGAAAATTAAAAATTTCGTCGCTTTCTGATGAATTAAAAAGAGAAGTAGGCTTCAATGAAATTAAGGAGGCACTTAAAAAAGGCATGGAGGAAGTTCTGGAAGAAGAAATAATTGAAAGTACATTAACAGACGATGAGTTAAAAATTGCATCCGATTTATACAAAAATAAATATAATACAGTAGATTGGAATTTTAGAAAATGA
- a CDS encoding phosphopentomutase — protein sequence MEIKRVIILVLDSVGAGEAEDAIEYGDWGANTLLHTLQYNPDIQLPNLEKLGLRGVIFNEDGNYIGSYGRLRENSKGKDSISGHWEMAGVILKKAFPTYPNGFPKNVIEKFERLTGKKALGNKPASGTEIIKEYYEEHRRTGNPIVYTSADSVFQIAAHKDVIPLDELYRMCEIARYEVCVGEHEVARVIARPFIGTPETGFVRTSERRDYAVKPPNKTVLDLVKEKGLNVVGIGKIHDLFAGVGLTESIHTENNIDGLEKTIQEISKDYNGIIFTNLVEFDANWGHRRDFKAYGKGLKDVDDRLPQIINTMKPYDMLIITADHGCDPTFKAHTDHTREFTPLIVYGEHIRPNINLGLRQSISDISATISEIFNVERINGTSFINLIYK from the coding sequence ATGGAAATTAAAAGAGTAATTATTTTAGTGCTTGATAGTGTAGGAGCAGGAGAAGCAGAAGATGCAATTGAATATGGAGATTGGGGCGCAAATACCCTTTTACATACGCTTCAATACAATCCTGATATACAATTGCCAAATCTCGAAAAACTCGGTTTAAGAGGTGTTATCTTTAATGAGGATGGAAACTATATTGGTTCTTATGGACGACTAAGAGAAAATTCTAAAGGGAAAGACTCTATAAGTGGTCATTGGGAGATGGCTGGTGTAATCTTGAAAAAGGCGTTTCCAACTTATCCAAATGGTTTTCCTAAGAATGTAATAGAAAAGTTTGAAAGACTTACAGGTAAAAAAGCCCTTGGGAATAAGCCTGCTTCTGGTACGGAAATAATAAAAGAATATTACGAGGAACACAGAAGAACTGGAAATCCAATAGTTTATACTTCAGCAGATTCAGTTTTTCAAATTGCTGCCCATAAAGACGTGATTCCACTTGACGAACTATATAGGATGTGCGAAATAGCAAGATATGAGGTTTGTGTTGGAGAACATGAGGTTGCGAGAGTTATTGCAAGACCGTTTATTGGAACGCCTGAAACTGGTTTTGTAAGGACATCAGAGAGAAGAGACTATGCAGTTAAACCACCAAATAAAACGGTTCTTGACCTTGTAAAGGAGAAAGGATTGAATGTAGTTGGTATCGGAAAGATTCATGATCTCTTTGCAGGTGTAGGACTCACAGAAAGTATCCACACCGAAAATAATATAGATGGTCTCGAAAAGACAATCCAAGAGATTTCTAAAGATTACAATGGTATCATATTTACAAATCTTGTCGAGTTCGATGCAAATTGGGGTCACAGGAGAGACTTCAAGGCTTATGGAAAAGGTTTAAAGGATGTAGATGATAGACTTCCACAAATTATAAATACAATGAAACCTTATGATATGTTAATAATTACAGCAGATCATGGATGCGATCCAACTTTCAAAGCGCATACCGACCATACACGAGAATTTACTCCGCTAATTGTATACGGTGAACACATTAGACCAAATATTAATCTCGGTTTGAGACAAAGTATCTCTGATATCTCTGCAACTATATCAGAGATTTTCAATGTTGAACGTATTAACGGAACAAGTTTCATTAATCTTATTTATAAATGA
- the recG gene encoding ATP-dependent DNA helicase RecG: MNVDKLKKLLYLEGRRGYKNDSVIGGFDRFVIDYINKVFEKGDEQLAYLFKDYGEKTPEERKVIIERALKILDDNEMAVIDEPSQTEIQKVKSLAGKNETRIKLSELFTPVQFVKGIGPELAKKLKKIGVETVYDFLYYFPKAYLDLRNIRKIFSLKNGETVLLKVKIISIQERKGKLNIFSVLGTDGTGYITATWFNQPYLKNIFKEGMEVFLFGKVQFAYGKWEMPSPEYEIPQDGKELVHTLRITPLYPLTEGLSQKILRNKTLNLIENVGKKIFDYLDEEIIKRRNLVSLDYAISNVHFPESFDALKKAKERIIFDELFGLQYILSKRKHVIEESDGYVFDVKEEYVSEFYKLLPFELTSDQKKVMGEILNDLKSSHPMNRLLHGDVGSGKTIVALFSMFISYKNGFQSAMMSPTEILAEQTYKTAESLFKGTPIRIALLTSSTKNSARKKILQGLINHDIDVIFGTHALIEEGVQFKKLGLVVVDEQHRFGVIQRSLLKDKAIIPHTLVMSATPIPRTLALTLYGDLDVSSIKELPKGRLPIITKVFYRNEDIAYKLVREELDKGHKAYVVCPLIEDSESLDAQSVETVFETLSQTHLKGYKIGKLHGGMSSIEKAEIMENFKNGDLQVLVSTTVVEVGVDVKDATVIVVEDADRFGLATLHQLRGRVGRSNLQSYCLLITRNPSKDAIERLNVLEKTNNGFEVAEYDLKLRGPGEILGKRQSGLPDFKLTTLIGETDMRILEMAREEAINLLKGKTKYDPEKLQEFHRLIQINYKEKIPFIEVA, from the coding sequence ATGAATGTTGATAAATTAAAAAAACTTCTCTATCTTGAAGGGAGAAGAGGTTATAAAAATGATTCCGTAATTGGTGGGTTTGACAGGTTTGTAATCGATTATATTAATAAAGTTTTCGAAAAAGGAGACGAACAATTAGCTTATTTATTCAAAGATTATGGAGAGAAAACTCCTGAGGAAAGAAAGGTTATAATTGAACGTGCCTTAAAAATTTTAGATGATAATGAAATGGCAGTTATAGATGAGCCAAGCCAAACTGAGATTCAAAAAGTTAAATCTTTAGCAGGTAAAAATGAAACTCGGATAAAACTTTCTGAATTGTTTACTCCAGTTCAGTTTGTAAAAGGCATTGGTCCAGAACTTGCTAAGAAACTGAAGAAGATAGGAGTTGAAACTGTCTATGATTTTCTTTATTATTTCCCAAAGGCATACCTTGATCTAAGAAACATTAGGAAAATTTTTTCTCTAAAAAATGGTGAAACTGTCTTATTGAAGGTTAAAATTATTTCTATCCAGGAGAGAAAAGGAAAACTAAATATTTTTTCTGTTTTAGGGACTGACGGAACTGGATACATTACTGCAACATGGTTCAATCAGCCATATCTTAAGAATATTTTTAAAGAGGGGATGGAGGTTTTTTTGTTTGGAAAAGTGCAATTTGCATATGGCAAATGGGAGATGCCATCACCTGAGTATGAAATTCCTCAAGATGGAAAAGAACTTGTGCATACCCTCAGGATCACCCCTCTTTACCCCTTAACAGAAGGACTAAGCCAAAAAATATTGCGCAATAAAACACTTAATCTAATTGAAAATGTTGGGAAGAAAATTTTTGATTATTTAGATGAGGAGATTATTAAAAGAAGAAATTTAGTATCTTTAGATTATGCTATTTCAAACGTACACTTTCCGGAAAGTTTTGACGCATTAAAGAAAGCAAAAGAAAGGATTATTTTTGATGAATTATTTGGACTTCAGTATATATTAAGTAAAAGGAAACATGTAATAGAAGAAAGTGATGGTTATGTTTTTGATGTAAAAGAGGAATATGTTTCTGAATTTTATAAACTTCTCCCATTCGAACTTACAAGCGACCAAAAGAAGGTTATGGGAGAGATTCTAAACGACCTTAAATCCTCGCACCCAATGAATAGATTGTTGCATGGTGATGTTGGATCTGGAAAAACTATAGTAGCACTTTTCTCAATGTTTATTTCTTATAAGAATGGTTTTCAATCTGCCATGATGAGTCCGACGGAGATTCTTGCGGAACAAACATATAAAACTGCTGAATCACTTTTTAAAGGAACTCCTATAAGGATTGCCCTATTGACTTCGAGCACTAAAAATAGTGCAAGAAAGAAGATTCTTCAAGGACTTATAAACCATGATATAGACGTGATTTTCGGCACCCATGCCCTTATTGAGGAGGGTGTCCAGTTTAAAAAACTCGGACTCGTTGTAGTAGACGAACAGCACCGTTTTGGTGTAATACAGAGAAGTTTATTGAAGGACAAAGCAATTATACCTCATACACTAGTAATGAGTGCAACACCAATTCCAAGGACATTAGCACTAACACTGTATGGTGACCTTGATGTTAGTTCCATAAAAGAGTTACCAAAAGGAAGATTGCCAATTATAACAAAAGTTTTCTATAGGAACGAAGATATTGCATATAAACTTGTAAGAGAGGAATTAGATAAAGGACATAAGGCTTATGTAGTATGTCCTTTGATTGAGGACTCAGAAAGCCTTGATGCGCAATCAGTTGAAACTGTCTTTGAAACTCTTTCTCAAACACATCTTAAAGGTTACAAAATAGGAAAGCTCCATGGAGGAATGTCTTCAATAGAAAAGGCGGAGATTATGGAAAATTTTAAGAATGGGGATCTGCAAGTACTTGTTTCAACGACAGTGGTTGAAGTTGGCGTGGACGTAAAAGATGCGACAGTGATAGTAGTAGAAGATGCAGATCGATTTGGTCTTGCAACATTACATCAACTAAGAGGAAGAGTGGGAAGAAGTAATCTACAATCTTATTGTCTTCTTATAACACGTAATCCATCTAAGGATGCTATTGAAAGATTGAATGTTCTTGAAAAAACAAATAATGGGTTTGAAGTTGCCGAGTATGATCTGAAACTACGTGGTCCAGGTGAAATTCTTGGTAAAAGACAATCTGGGCTACCAGACTTTAAATTGACAACGCTCATTGGGGAAACTGATATGAGAATACTTGAAATGGCAAGAGAAGAAGCAATTAATTTACTAAAAGGGAAAACAAAATACGATCCCGAAAAACTACAAGAATTTCATAGGTTAATTCAAATAAACTATAAGGAAAAAATACCCTTTATTGAGGTTGCGTAA
- the rsmD gene encoding 16S rRNA (guanine(966)-N(2))-methyltransferase RsmD: MRIVSGKFKGMEIISPPRNLELRPTSDRVREAIFDVIRFDITDKVFLDLFAGSGAVGIEAVSEGAKFVYFVENNKKAVDVIKKNIAKFGIREQCKILVRDVFKFLSDPQLEREVDFIFLDPPYKTHFASETLETLKNSSIVKKGSIIIAEHSEEEFLSEAYVGKVLLSKFKEKRYGKIVVSYFIRA; the protein is encoded by the coding sequence ATGAGAATTGTATCAGGAAAATTCAAGGGAATGGAAATTATTTCACCTCCAAGAAATCTTGAACTTAGACCAACAAGTGATAGAGTAAGAGAAGCAATTTTTGATGTTATTCGATTTGATATTACTGATAAAGTTTTTCTCGATTTGTTTGCTGGATCTGGAGCCGTTGGTATAGAGGCAGTAAGCGAAGGAGCAAAATTTGTTTATTTTGTAGAAAATAATAAAAAAGCAGTTGATGTGATAAAGAAAAACATTGCAAAGTTTGGAATAAGAGAGCAGTGTAAAATTTTAGTTCGGGATGTGTTTAAATTTCTTTCTGATCCTCAATTAGAAAGAGAGGTAGATTTTATTTTTCTTGATCCACCATATAAGACGCACTTTGCAAGCGAAACTCTTGAGACTTTAAAGAATTCATCTATTGTAAAAAAGGGTTCAATTATCATTGCTGAACACTCAGAAGAAGAATTTTTAAGTGAAGCATATGTTGGTAAAGTTCTCTTAAGTAAGTTTAAAGAAAAAAGATACGGCAAAATAGTGGTTTCTTATTTTATAAGGGCGTAA